Proteins encoded in a region of the Triticum dicoccoides isolate Atlit2015 ecotype Zavitan chromosome 3A, WEW_v2.0, whole genome shotgun sequence genome:
- the LOC119270765 gene encoding probable dual-specificity RNA methyltransferase RlmN: MAAPQQVRAVPLARALRLRTRASAAAPPETSRRALLGLTEPELRQLAVDLGQQSYRGKQLHDLVYKNRAKQVEEFAYVPKVFREALVGAGWKVGRSPVHHAVTATDGTTKILLKLEDNRLVETVGIPVDDRGTPRLTACVSSQVGCPLRCSFCATGKGGFARNLKGHEIVEQVLAIEESFKHRVTNVVFMGMGEPMLNLKAVLEAHQCLNKELKIGQRMMTISTVGVPNTISKLASHKLQSTLAVSLHAPNQRLRETIVPSAKAYPLEALMDDCKNYFLETGRRVSFEYTLLAGINDEKAHAEELAALLHACGGGYHVNLIPYNPVEGSEYKRPYRKAIQAFVDALESRKITVSVRQTRGLDANAACGQLRNEFQKNPLLESSPPSEPNQLLESSTPSESSLVPA; the protein is encoded by the exons ATGGCCGCGCCGcagcaggtccgcgccgtgcccctggcgcgcgcgctccgcctccgcacgcgcgcctccgccgccgccccgccggagacgTCCCGCCGCGCGCTCCTAGGCCTCACGGAGCCCGAGCTCCGCCAGCTCGCCGTCGACCTCGGCCAG CAAAGCTACCGGGGCAAGCAGCTGCACGACCTCGTCTACAAGAACAGGGCCAAGCAGGTCGAGGAGTTCGCCTATG TGCCGAAGGTGTTCCGGGAGGCGCTGGTCGGCGCGGGATGGAAAGTCGGCCGGTCGCCAGTGCATCACGCCGTCACGGCCACCGATGGCACCACCAAG ATACTTCTCAAGCTGGAGGACAACAGACTGGTGGAGACTGTGGGGATCCCCGTTGACGACAGGGGCACGCCTAGGCTAACCGCCTGTGTTTCGTCGCAG GTTGGCTGCCCCTTGCGTTGCTCGTTCTGTGCCACTGGGAAGGGAGGGTTTGCGAGGAACCTTAAGGGGCACGAGATTGTTGAGCAG GTCTTGGCCATAGAGGAGTCGTTCAAACACAGGGTGACAAATGTAGTGTTCATGGGGATGGGTGAGCCCATGCTGAACCTCAAAGCAGTTCTGGAGGCTCACCAATGCTTGAATAAG GAACTAAAGATTGGGCAAAGGATGATGACAATCTCAACAGTAGGTGTTCCCAACACGATAAGTAAGCTAGCATCTCACAAGCTTCAGTCGACACTGGCAGTCAG CCTGCATGCCCCAAATCAGAGGTTGCGTGAAACAATTGTTCCAAGTGCAAAGGCATATCCTCTGGAAGCACTAATGGATGACTGCAAGAATTATTTTCTCGAAACTGGACGCAGGGTCTCCTTCGAGTACACCCTACTAG CTGGGATTAATGATGAAAAGGCACACGCTGAAGAACTTGCAGCGCTGCTGCATGCATGTGGAGGTGGTTATCACGTGAACCTGATTCCTTATAACCCGGTAGAAGGCTCTGAGTACAAGAGGCCTTACAGAAAAGCG ATTCAAGCGTTTGTTGATGCGCTGGAATCTCGGAAGATCACAGTCAGCGTTCGACAGACCCGTGGGCTTGACGCTAATGCGGCTTGTGGGCAGCTCAGGAATGAGTTccagaagaatcctctgcttgaaTCGTCACCACCCTCTGAGCCCAACCAACTGCTGGAGTCGTCTACGCCCTCAGAGTCCAGCCTCGTTCCTGCTTAG